In Gigantopelta aegis isolate Gae_Host chromosome 6, Gae_host_genome, whole genome shotgun sequence, the following are encoded in one genomic region:
- the LOC121375799 gene encoding uncharacterized protein LOC121375799 isoform X1 produces MIMEPDTEYNENGNTVRVRLGIRGLMPDSSCFGGTATQASNARIDGPHFSTRGYRVEIEINGQNYRKTEAEIEHAIVPGQCYHEVKNDSLLIFLRKANPSQSWQGVIRQGHL; encoded by the exons ATGATAATGGAGCCTGATACAG AATATAATGAGAACGGAAACACTGTGAGAGTTCGCTTGGGAATAAGAGGACTGATGCCAGACAGTTCATGTTTCGGCGGCACTGCAACACAGGCGAGCAATGCAAGGATTGACGGACCGCATTTCAGTACCAG aggTTATCGAGTAGAAATCGAGATTAATGGCCAAAATTACAGAAAGACTGAAGCTGAAATCGAACATGCTATTGTTCCTGGCCAGTGTTATCACGAG GTGAAGAACGATTCTCTTCTCATATTTCTGAGAAAGGCAAATCCGAGCCAGTCTTGGCAGGGCGTGATTCGACAGGGACATCTGTAA
- the LOC121375799 gene encoding uncharacterized protein LOC121375799 isoform X2 — protein MEPDTEYNENGNTVRVRLGIRGLMPDSSCFGGTATQASNARIDGPHFSTRGYRVEIEINGQNYRKTEAEIEHAIVPGQCYHEVKNDSLLIFLRKANPSQSWQGVIRQGHL, from the exons AATATAATGAGAACGGAAACACTGTGAGAGTTCGCTTGGGAATAAGAGGACTGATGCCAGACAGTTCATGTTTCGGCGGCACTGCAACACAGGCGAGCAATGCAAGGATTGACGGACCGCATTTCAGTACCAG aggTTATCGAGTAGAAATCGAGATTAATGGCCAAAATTACAGAAAGACTGAAGCTGAAATCGAACATGCTATTGTTCCTGGCCAGTGTTATCACGAG GTGAAGAACGATTCTCTTCTCATATTTCTGAGAAAGGCAAATCCGAGCCAGTCTTGGCAGGGCGTGATTCGACAGGGACATCTGTAA
- the LOC121376239 gene encoding uncharacterized protein LOC121376239, whose protein sequence is MEEPDSSCDENTKSGYVRVRLGIPGLQVSSNKVATNAEITKEFGKRSYRIRVDCGGTTYEKAKAWDEVPFDIVPEQSFIEVARNFIHVFLKKQNPGKSCAQYMSNHDLD, encoded by the exons ATGGAGGAGCCCGATTCGA GTTGCGATGAAAATACCAAATCTGGGTATGTTAGAGTACGACTTGGAATTCCAGGATTGCAAGTCAGCTCCAACAAAGTGGCAACAAACGCCGAGATAACGAAAGAATTTGGAAAACG GTCTTACAGGATTAGAGTTGACTGTGGTGGGACGACTTACGAAAAAGCAAAAGCATGGGATGAAGTTCCATTCGACATTGTTCCTGAACAGTCGTTCATCGAG GTGGCCAGAAACTTCATCCACGTATTCCTAAAGAAACAAAATCCTGGAAAAAGCTGTGCACAATATATGTCAAATCATGATTTGGATTAG
- the LOC121374995 gene encoding uncharacterized protein LOC121374995, translating to MPIEMVDLEQVVKDYIRNDWLEDRHRKEADMDNAEIKWDHVQFTHYPAKYTYDNGDSNEEDANGEMIKTGKLSTPGSHIIFTAYFTNNTSTQQTHTLTTERRTESTCTVSLSKSYTMGGSFNIRLTPPNPIIEANAGFKGELSKMSGLNDTFSKEMTWSVNSQIIVPKQSCTKADLVIREDNFDGHFTLRTKLEGKVVYTVWDKKKNHLSSGRLDVKNIFKSCKSFQVENGVVYFTSEGNCKCRFGVEQKMNLTELPLDRD from the coding sequence ATGCCTATCGAGATGGTGGACCTGGAGCAGGTGGTGAAGGACTACATCCGGAACGACTGGCTCGAGGACAGACACCGCAAGGAGGCAGACATGGATAACGCCGAGATCAAGTGGGACCACGTGCAGTTCACACACTACCCCGCCAAATACACCTACGACAACGGCGACAGCAACGAGGAGGATGCCAACGGGGAGATGATAAAGACGGGGAAGCTGAGCACGCCGGGCTCGCACATCATCTTTACTGCGTACTTTACCAACAACACCAGCACCCAGCAGACCCACACGCTGACCACGGAACGGCGCACGGAGTCCACGTGCACGGTATCGCTGTCTAAGTCGTATACGATGGGCGGCTCCTTCAACATTCGACTGACGCCGCCTAATCCAATCATCGAAGCCAATGCAGGTTTTAAAGGAGAATTGTCGAAGATGTCAGGGTTAAATGACACATTTTCAAAAGAAATGACATGGTCCGTTAATAGTCAGATCATAGTGCCCAAACAATCATGCACCAAAGCTGATTTAGTTATAAGAGAAGATAATTTTGATGGCCATTTCACACTGCGTACCAAATTAGAGGGCAAGGTGGTTTACACTGTGTgggacaaaaagaaaaaccatCTGTCATCGGGACGCTTGgatgtgaaaaatatttttaaatcttgcaaaTCATTCCAAGTTGAAAACGGAGTAGTCTATTTCACATCTGAGGGAAATTGTAAATGCAGATTTGGTGTAGAACAGAAAATGAATCTGACGGAGCTTCCTTTGGACCGAGATTAG